Proteins co-encoded in one Christiangramia fulva genomic window:
- the folB gene encoding dihydroneopterin aldolase — translation MGVIKLKNIKVFSYHGCLDEEGKIGSEYRVDLKVKGDLSHSAKTDKLDDTIDYVHLNKIVKEEMAIRSKLLETVAERILSRIMDELLMVQKAKVEVSKINPPIGGNVSMVSVSRSKSR, via the coding sequence GTGGGCGTAATTAAACTGAAAAATATCAAGGTATTTTCTTATCATGGATGCCTTGATGAGGAAGGAAAGATAGGTAGTGAATATCGGGTAGATCTGAAGGTAAAAGGAGATCTGTCGCACTCCGCAAAAACCGATAAACTTGATGATACCATAGATTATGTTCATTTAAATAAAATTGTCAAGGAAGAAATGGCAATACGTTCCAAACTTCTGGAAACAGTGGCAGAAAGAATTTTGAGCCGAATTATGGATGAACTTTTAATGGTACAGAAAGCGAAGGTAGAAGTTTCTAAAATCAATCCTCCAATTGGAGGGAATGTTTCCATGGTAAGTGTAAGCCGATCGAAATCGAGGTAG
- a CDS encoding phage holin family protein, protein MAFEKLSDSVQELKDSIQAYSESSAEYYKLKAFKSGMKGAITLVRVLLLVTFASLAVIMLSFAVAILISQATEIASLGYFIVGGFYLLVGILCFTVGKKPIRKFMLKKASGIVFNENEEE, encoded by the coding sequence ATGGCATTTGAAAAACTATCAGACAGTGTTCAGGAATTAAAAGATAGCATTCAGGCATACTCCGAAAGTAGTGCTGAATACTATAAGTTAAAAGCCTTCAAATCGGGAATGAAAGGCGCCATTACTCTTGTGCGTGTTTTGCTCCTGGTTACCTTTGCAAGTCTGGCCGTTATCATGCTTTCTTTTGCAGTGGCAATTTTAATTAGCCAGGCTACGGAAATAGCGAGTTTAGGTTATTTCATTGTAGGTGGATTTTACCTTCTCGTAGGAATTTTATGCTTCACGGTTGGTAAAAAACCTATAAGAAAATTCATGCTTAAAAAGGCTTCTGGTATTGTTTTTAATGAAAATGAAGAGGAATGA
- a CDS encoding glutamine--tRNA ligase/YqeY domain fusion protein: MAEGKKSLNFIEQIIEEDLSKDYKQEELKFRFPPEPNGYLHIGHASSICLNFGLGERYDAPVNLRFDDTNPMKEEQEYVDAIKKDVEWLGFKWAKECYASDYFQQLYDWAVEMIKNSDAYVDSQTSEEIAEQKGTPTEPGKESPYRNRSVGENLALFEQMKNGETPERGHVLRAKIDMASPNMLMRDPVMYRCLHKSHHRTGNDWMIYPMYDWAHGQSDFIEGVSHSFCTLEFLPHRELYNWFVEKVSKPGDFKPKQREFARRNLSHTVVSKRKLLQLVEKGIVDSWDDPRMPTISGLRRRGYTPASIRKFADSIGVGKRENLIDVAHLEFCAREDLNKVAPRVMAVLDPVKLVITNYPEGEEEWLEAENNPEDESAGSRKIPFSREIYIEKEDFKEEANRKFFRLTLGKEVRLKNAYIIKGESVVKDDNGNITEIHCTYDPKSKSGSGTEESLRKVKGTLHWVSIKHALEAEIRLYDRLFTEEVPDGIKDKDYLDFINPDSLQITTGYLEPGLKNAEIGENVQFQRIGYFCVDKDSTTAKPVFNRTVSLRDSWAKKKK, translated from the coding sequence ATGGCTGAAGGAAAGAAATCACTCAATTTTATTGAGCAAATCATAGAAGAAGATCTTAGTAAAGATTATAAACAGGAAGAACTTAAATTCAGGTTTCCACCTGAACCAAATGGTTATCTTCATATTGGCCATGCTTCTTCCATTTGTCTGAATTTTGGTCTGGGAGAGAGGTATGATGCACCTGTAAATCTTCGGTTTGACGATACAAACCCAATGAAAGAAGAGCAGGAATATGTTGATGCCATCAAGAAAGATGTGGAATGGCTTGGTTTCAAATGGGCGAAAGAATGCTATGCTTCAGATTATTTTCAGCAGCTGTATGACTGGGCTGTAGAAATGATCAAAAATAGCGATGCTTATGTTGATAGTCAAACTTCAGAAGAAATCGCAGAACAGAAAGGAACTCCCACCGAACCTGGAAAGGAGAGTCCTTACAGGAATCGTTCGGTAGGAGAGAATTTAGCGCTTTTTGAACAGATGAAGAATGGGGAAACTCCAGAAAGAGGTCATGTTCTCAGGGCTAAAATAGATATGGCATCACCAAATATGCTCATGCGTGATCCCGTGATGTACCGTTGTTTGCATAAAAGTCACCACCGCACCGGTAATGACTGGATGATCTATCCCATGTATGATTGGGCACATGGCCAAAGCGATTTTATTGAAGGTGTTTCCCATTCTTTTTGTACGCTGGAGTTTCTTCCGCATCGCGAATTGTATAACTGGTTTGTTGAAAAAGTTAGCAAACCTGGTGATTTCAAACCTAAACAACGGGAATTTGCGAGAAGAAATCTTAGTCATACCGTTGTTAGTAAACGAAAATTGCTTCAATTGGTTGAAAAAGGCATTGTAGATTCCTGGGATGATCCCCGAATGCCTACAATTTCAGGTTTGCGAAGAAGAGGTTATACTCCGGCTTCCATTCGTAAATTTGCCGATTCTATTGGAGTGGGGAAAAGGGAAAATCTTATAGATGTGGCACATCTTGAATTCTGTGCGCGGGAGGATCTTAACAAAGTAGCTCCAAGGGTAATGGCTGTTCTGGATCCTGTGAAACTTGTGATCACCAATTATCCTGAAGGTGAAGAGGAGTGGCTAGAAGCCGAAAATAATCCTGAAGATGAATCGGCGGGTTCAAGAAAAATTCCTTTTTCAAGAGAAATTTACATAGAAAAGGAAGATTTTAAAGAGGAAGCCAATCGCAAATTTTTCCGATTAACTTTAGGTAAGGAAGTGCGTTTAAAAAACGCCTATATCATTAAAGGGGAAAGTGTTGTTAAAGATGATAATGGAAATATAACTGAAATTCATTGTACTTACGATCCTAAAAGTAAAAGTGGCAGTGGTACAGAGGAATCTCTTCGGAAAGTTAAAGGAACGCTTCACTGGGTATCGATTAAACACGCCCTTGAAGCCGAAATAAGGCTTTATGATCGCTTGTTTACTGAAGAAGTACCCGATGGAATAAAAGATAAAGATTATCTCGATTTTATAAATCCCGATTCTTTACAAATAACTACCGGATATTTAGAACCGGGGTTAAAAAATGCTGAAATTGGAGAAAATGTACAGTTCCAGCGAATTGGATATTTTTGCGTCGATAAAGATTCTACGACTGCAAAACCAGTTTTTAACCGAACTGTAAGCCTTCGCGATTCCTGGGCTAAAAAGAAAAAATAA
- a CDS encoding LysE family translocator: MLQDVLSGMPLGLFLAFLLGPVFFVLLETAAIKGFRAALAFDIGVMLADTVFVSIAYLSTTKLLERIKDDPALFVFGGAILTTYGVMSFLQTKKVFHTDEETPEIRKLGKSDYFGLFAKGFLLNFINIGVLGFWLGVIIVFGPKLDMELNRMMVFFGTVLFTYLCVDLIKILLAKKLNRKLTPNRIYFLKKAISLLLIISGVLLISQGLFPGQVNEIKDHIQDMTPNDSKFGGLMEKVDKTSKMQ, translated from the coding sequence ATGTTACAGGATGTTTTATCGGGAATGCCTCTTGGTTTATTTTTGGCTTTTTTATTAGGGCCTGTATTTTTTGTATTGCTCGAAACAGCTGCCATTAAAGGTTTTAGAGCAGCTTTAGCTTTTGATATTGGGGTAATGCTTGCCGATACTGTTTTCGTTTCCATCGCGTATTTAAGCACTACCAAACTTCTTGAAAGGATCAAAGACGATCCGGCGCTTTTTGTTTTCGGAGGGGCGATCCTTACCACTTATGGGGTGATGAGTTTTTTACAAACCAAAAAAGTTTTTCATACCGATGAAGAGACCCCGGAAATAAGAAAACTTGGTAAAAGCGATTATTTTGGATTATTTGCCAAAGGATTTCTGCTTAATTTCATCAATATCGGCGTTCTTGGATTCTGGCTGGGAGTGATAATTGTCTTCGGCCCAAAATTAGATATGGAACTTAACAGAATGATGGTTTTCTTTGGAACCGTGCTTTTTACCTATCTCTGTGTAGACCTGATAAAGATCCTTCTGGCGAAAAAATTGAATAGAAAGCTTACACCAAACCGAATTTATTTTTTAAAAAAAGCGATAAGCCTGTTGCTTATTATTTCTGGAGTCCTGCTGATTTCCCAGGGACTTTTTCCTGGCCAGGTTAATGAAATAAAAGATCATATTCAGGATATGACGCCAAATGATTCAAAGTTTGGAGGATTGATGGAAAAAGTAGATAAAACTTCAAAAATGCAATAA
- a CDS encoding YtxH domain-containing protein, whose protein sequence is MASTGNTFLALITGAAIGAGLGLLYAPESGEDTRKRLRKDAQDAQDRFNKRYQETTSNLSDKARKARMDFEERLEETLSNASYKADDILSAMEEKLEELRKQNAKLQRDKPKKSKSSGTDKAVV, encoded by the coding sequence ATGGCAAGTACAGGAAATACATTTTTAGCACTCATAACCGGGGCTGCTATCGGAGCCGGCTTAGGTTTGCTTTATGCACCAGAAAGCGGTGAAGATACCCGAAAGCGTTTACGTAAAGATGCTCAGGATGCCCAGGATCGTTTCAATAAAAGATATCAGGAAACAACTTCCAATTTAAGCGATAAAGCCAGAAAGGCCCGTATGGATTTTGAAGAGCGCCTGGAAGAGACTTTATCTAACGCGAGCTATAAAGCAGATGATATCCTTTCTGCCATGGAAGAAAAACTCGAGGAGCTTAGAAAACAAAATGCAAAGTTGCAACGGGACAAACCTAAGAAGTCAAAATCTTCTGGTACAGACAAGGCCGTAGTATAA
- a CDS encoding DUF6327 family protein — MRTYTNFDEIDKDLKILKLQTEIDKEEIKLSVDQVKSNLSPVSLLGGTVGAIIQKAIVLKAVSKIFGIKRTVSSGKR, encoded by the coding sequence ATGAGAACCTATACCAATTTTGATGAAATCGATAAAGATTTGAAGATACTAAAACTTCAGACAGAAATTGATAAGGAAGAAATTAAATTGAGTGTAGATCAGGTGAAATCAAACCTTTCGCCGGTTTCTTTGCTGGGAGGTACCGTCGGAGCCATCATTCAGAAGGCTATTGTTTTGAAAGCAGTTTCAAAAATATTCGGAATTAAACGCACCGTTTCCTCTGGAAAGAGATAA
- the rnr gene encoding ribonuclease R encodes MNKKKKKNKNQFQGDLSRSIIDILRKNSGKAYNYKQIAAALDVNDASSRNQIIKKLSQLAAKKQIKEVDRGKFVIEGRNDYYEGVLDLTTKGYGYVMVEELADDIFIANKDLNTAFDGDTVEIYVYNRRRSKRSEGEITKILKRKRTEFVGTLQLKKDFGFVVVDDNSMYTDFFVSGRNMKDAKDGDKVVVEFDEWPEKADSPFGKIIRVLGTPGEHQTEIHSILAQYGLPHEFPEEVEEFADKIDTSINEKEIKKRRDMRDVLTFTIDPKDAKDFDDALSFRKLENGNYEIGIHIADVSHYLQTGTILDDEAFERATSVYLVDRVVPMLPEILSNNACSLRPEEEKLTFSAVFEIDDNAHVKKEWFGRTVTYSDERFAYEEAQHIIETGTGTIPDDVSIRKHAYTVKGALVEAVITLNRLAKKMRSRRMRAGAISFDKVEVKFNLNEENNPTGVFFKTAKDSNKLIEEFMLLANQKVAQFIGKQKPKKTFVYRCHDEPNEEKLAALQNIVGRFGHSLNLRDRKSTTSSLNKLLEDVQGRKEQNMVDTLTIRSMSKAYYSTENIGHYGLAFDFYTHFTSPIRRYPDVMVHRLLQHYLEKKGDVNEEEYEDKCHHSSEMENLASNAERDSIKYMQVKFMQDHENEEFLGVISGVTEWGIFVEIVENKCEGMIRLRDIRDDHYEYDPEEFAVTGKKTGKTYTLGDEVYVKVKNADLVKRHLDFTLLGNREEMENR; translated from the coding sequence ATGAACAAAAAAAAGAAGAAGAATAAAAATCAGTTCCAGGGTGATCTTTCCAGGAGCATTATAGACATACTTCGCAAAAATTCAGGGAAAGCCTATAATTATAAGCAAATCGCAGCAGCTCTGGATGTAAATGATGCCAGCAGCCGTAATCAAATTATAAAAAAGCTTTCCCAGTTAGCGGCAAAAAAACAAATTAAAGAAGTAGATCGCGGCAAATTCGTAATTGAAGGCAGAAATGATTATTACGAAGGTGTTCTGGATCTTACCACCAAAGGCTATGGTTATGTAATGGTGGAAGAACTTGCCGACGATATTTTTATTGCCAACAAAGATCTTAATACGGCTTTTGACGGTGATACCGTAGAAATATATGTTTATAACCGCAGGAGAAGCAAAAGATCTGAAGGAGAAATAACTAAAATTTTAAAAAGAAAACGTACTGAATTCGTGGGTACGCTTCAGTTAAAAAAAGATTTTGGTTTTGTAGTGGTCGACGATAATTCCATGTACACCGATTTTTTCGTTTCCGGGAGGAATATGAAAGATGCTAAAGATGGAGATAAAGTGGTTGTAGAATTTGATGAATGGCCTGAAAAAGCTGATTCACCTTTCGGAAAAATCATCCGTGTACTCGGAACTCCCGGTGAACATCAAACTGAAATCCATTCGATTCTTGCTCAATATGGTTTACCGCACGAATTTCCGGAAGAGGTAGAAGAATTTGCAGATAAGATCGATACTTCCATAAATGAAAAAGAGATAAAAAAACGTCGGGATATGCGGGATGTACTCACATTTACCATAGATCCCAAAGACGCGAAAGATTTTGATGATGCCCTAAGCTTCAGAAAGCTGGAAAATGGAAATTATGAAATTGGTATTCACATTGCCGATGTTTCGCATTACCTGCAAACAGGTACCATACTTGACGATGAGGCTTTTGAAAGAGCAACTTCGGTTTACCTTGTTGACCGCGTCGTTCCCATGCTTCCTGAAATTCTTTCTAATAATGCCTGTTCTTTAAGGCCTGAAGAAGAAAAATTGACTTTTTCAGCAGTTTTTGAAATTGATGATAATGCCCATGTTAAAAAGGAATGGTTTGGAAGAACGGTAACTTATTCTGATGAAAGATTCGCTTATGAAGAAGCCCAGCATATTATCGAAACCGGTACGGGAACCATTCCTGATGATGTTTCCATAAGAAAACATGCTTATACGGTGAAAGGAGCGCTTGTCGAGGCTGTAATTACCCTCAATCGTCTTGCAAAGAAAATGCGTTCCAGGAGAATGCGCGCAGGCGCTATTTCGTTTGATAAAGTGGAAGTGAAATTTAACCTGAACGAAGAGAATAACCCAACCGGGGTTTTCTTTAAAACGGCTAAAGATTCAAATAAACTTATTGAAGAATTCATGCTGCTTGCCAATCAAAAAGTAGCACAATTCATAGGAAAACAAAAACCTAAAAAAACTTTCGTTTATCGTTGTCATGATGAGCCGAACGAGGAAAAACTTGCTGCTTTACAGAATATTGTGGGCAGATTTGGCCATTCGTTGAATCTTCGTGACCGAAAATCGACTACCAGTTCTTTAAATAAACTTCTTGAAGATGTGCAGGGAAGAAAAGAACAGAATATGGTAGATACGCTTACAATACGTTCTATGAGCAAAGCCTATTACAGCACCGAGAATATTGGTCATTACGGCCTTGCTTTCGATTTTTACACTCATTTTACTTCACCCATCAGGAGATATCCAGACGTAATGGTACACCGTCTTCTTCAGCATTATTTGGAGAAAAAAGGCGATGTGAATGAAGAAGAATATGAAGATAAATGCCATCATAGCAGTGAAATGGAAAATTTAGCTTCCAATGCCGAGAGGGATTCCATTAAATATATGCAGGTGAAATTCATGCAGGATCATGAAAATGAGGAATTTCTCGGAGTTATTTCAGGAGTTACCGAATGGGGAATTTTTGTAGAGATCGTTGAAAATAAGTGTGAAGGGATGATAAGGCTGCGGGATATAAGAGATGATCATTATGAATATGATCCTGAAGAATTTGCCGTGACAGGTAAAAAAACCGGGAAAACTTATACCCTAGGAGATGAAGTATATGTAAAAGTTAAAAATGCCGATCTGGTAAAAAGACATCTTGATTTTACCCTGCTTGGCAATAGGGAGGAAATGGAAAATAGATAG